TAACTAAGCCTAGCACTTTTTCAAGGAGCATACTTGGTTCATTAGAAAGGATATTCCATTGGCTATAGAGGAAAGTTTTGAAAGGTTTTGGAACTTGGAAAAGCTTATCTATTTGTTTGCTTTTTGAATGGATACGGTGATCGTTTTTCTTTGCAATTGAGGTTGATAGAATATGATTGATATATACGATACAACTACCTTCCAACTTttcctattttctttttattagtcTACCAATACAAAGCCGCTTTTCTAAATtccatattaaaaaaatcaagttttataaaataaaataaaaaccaaaaccaaacctagcaaaatcaaattgaaaaaaaccaaaagaaaatcaaaccgaaccaaactaaACTAGAGTTTCGGTTGATTtcgattttggcaaaaaaaaccgaaccgaatgaaaccgaacccacccctaactgTAATCTTGCCATGTAAATTGTTCTCATGAACTTGTCGTTTAATACTACCACTGTTTGGATAAAGAAATTTAAGCTAATAAAGAATTCCGAAATgatagaattttattttttagaatttaagAATTTTCTGGTTTGGTTAAacctaaaagaagaaaagcttACCGTACCTGTGGTGGTGATACCCACTGGGTAGCCCAAAGCCGTCTATACTACTAGAAAACGCCGAGGGATCACTATTGCAATCTGAAATTTATTTCCAACCACAACAGAACATTTCTGCACATTTGCAAAACAATCCCCAGCTTGAAAGCGGGTGATATACGTATAACACAAGAACCGAAGAAATAATGTTTGACCCAATTAAAACGTCCAATCGTTACAAAATTGAACTGCAAAGTCATCTAGATTGTCTTTGTAACTTGAGGTAGTGATTTGAGAAGGGGCGCCGATGGCCTACGCAAGGTGTGATTGAGAAGGATCATTAGTGTCAAGAGAGTCAAAGCCCCGGCTTGATGCGCTGTGCCAAGCTCCACAGGCACATAGGACAGCAGTGTAGATATCCCCAGAGTGACCTACACCAACACAAGCGTAATTGTATAAGGCAACGTTAACCAACATGATCATACTAACGAAATCATTCGAAGGAGAACTATCTTCTGATCTAAACAGAGAATAAAAATGAATGGAAAGTTGGACACCATTTATACCTGAAGGCCAGCCATGCCAACAGCACTTCCAATCAAAGATCGAACTGCCGGATGGATGTCAAACTTCCTTGTTGACCACCATAAAGCACCGATTGAGAACAAAGTTGCAGTTGCAAGGATGCGATGGTCAAGCTACAATCAGAGAAGAAAAACAATTTAGTCATAAAAATTGTTGATTCTTGAAATACCGAAGTTTCGAGAACAAATATAGATGTGGAGCTATAATAATGAAATGCTGATGGCTATAACTTTTCATCTTCAAGAAACTGATATACAACATAAAATTTAACAATTCTATAATTTCACAAAGCAGTCACCTAAAGAAACAAATTTACAACAAAACACAATATAAGCTCACAAAAAAAGCAGAGGCTAGTTTTTCGTGAAGggaaaaaaactcaaaataaggCCTCTTTCCAGTTGtttgatttttatatttttgtaaaaggtcgtacccagtgcacaaggctcccgctttacgcagggtctgggagaggtgaatgtcggctagccttacccccatttatggagaggctgctcctaagtctcgaacccgagacctaccgctcatgggcgaagacacTTGCCATCATTATATTTTTGTAATGCTTTAATTTTCCTCATCATTATAAAAGCAGCCTAGGAGCTAACATAAAGAAATAATGTTATTAAGGTGCAAAATCCAAAATAAATTGTATTCTTTGGCCACAGAAGCGACCTGCACAGTAGATGTATTCTCGAAGAAGTTCCGGATGAGTGGCTTCATTTCAAACACATCCTCTGGGATCCATGTATCCCCCATCTTTGGAAAAGTATTATAGGCATGCCCCTGTACATagaagaatatatatatgtaatctCCAACTTTGGAAAAGACACATATCATCCATTTAGTTGACTGTGAAATTCAAGAAGATGAACAATTACATACAGCATCATTCCCGGCAACAAATGCTCCTGAGACAGCAGTTACTCCAACAAGTAAGCTTACAGGGAGAGCAAGTTGCTTCACCTTTGCTGCCCCACGTACCCAAGCTAGAGATTCAGCAGGTGGTTCGGGCATGACAACAGAAAGACCAGTCCATAAAAGGCCACAATATATAGCAAAGGCTGAAGTAAGATGAGCTGCAAGACGGTAAGGGCTTACTCTTGGCTGAGCATACTCAGATGGTGGCTCCTGTGAGAGACATAATTATTTAAAGATCCATCATTAACTACATTCCAATCCaaaccaaataaacaaataaacataTATCTAACCTCTAAACCACTTTTAACCATCCACCAGCCAATTAAACCCTGCCCAGCACCAAGGGCAAAAAGAGTCGAGAGTCTCGCTCCAAGCTGTAAGGTAATATACCCCTTAcgaagaaaatatgagaatggCAAGGCAAACATAATACCCAGTGCCCTTCCCCACATACGATGTGCATATTCCATCCAATAGATAAATTTGAAATCGTCAATACTCATCCCTCGATTTACACTGCAGTCAAGAACCAGGTAACATCACAAGGGTCCATAAGAACTTCAACCACCATTCAAAACAACATAAATTATGTAATTAGTCAATCCTACAAATCTgggtaaacaaaaaataaaaaatgctagAAGGACACATGAACATTAGAATTATCGTAAGTAATAAAGTCCTTAAAAGcacatatattttgttttaacATCAGTAAGGAAATGATTGCATCTGCGCCAACTTCAGTAATTCCGGAAGGCTTTTAATGTGCAGTCTTAGTTTCAGTTTACACTAACCGCTTATACTCCGGGGACTGCTTGTACTTCTCAAACTCAAGTAGCCAATCCTCATCTGAGAGAGGCGGGAGACCCCCAGTAAATTTCCAATCAGTCATTGAAAGACCAGATCGTGTAAGTCGTGTAATACCGCCAAGTATCACCATACTAAAAACCCATGCAGCAGAGCCAAAAAGCCAAATGCCAACCATTTTCTGAGCATGAGGTCCTCCATTTACAAGAAGCTTCAATCCCTCCTTATTTTGAATGCCTACGGAAGCCACAGTGGACATATTCCTTATAGATGGTACATAGTTACCCTGAAAATGGCATAAGAAATTACCTTTTTATTTTGGTACATTAATGCATGCATTGATCATGGAAAACAGAGTTACTTCAAAACAGTGATATCAAAACCATAgaaattaaagattaaaagcAAAGGACTTCAATGATATGCTACGACCAACTTCCATAgaaattaaagattaaaagcAAGGGACTTCAATGATATGCTAAGACCGACTTCCATGACTCTAACTTGAACATACTTGGGTAGTCTCAATGCCTATTATATTTTAGGTTCCCCCTCCTCAAATGCGCTGTTTAATATAGACTTTAGTATACACAGCAATCAAGGGTCATTAGTCCCACACAACGTAAACATTCTTAAGAGTTTTTTACCACAGTAACATAGATGTAGGTGCTCCGGATTCATTATTTATtacaaattttctttttaacaaaaTGGAGGCTATAATCATCTACTCTAGCTTTAAAGCACTTGTGCAGCAATGTAAATATTCACTTAGTTTCATGCATTGGTCGACATTCTAGATGAAACATCCTTAACCCAGAAAGCAAACTCCCAACTCCTCCAATTTTATATATAGTACATGCTTATTTCAAGACTTAATAATTCCAATCACAATCACTATATTTCCTCGTTGGTTACATTTCCAGTAGGACCCTATTCTTCAACACTCAAAACCAATCTCTAAATCAACTCCTCAACAGCTGACAGTAAAATTCTCGAAAAAAATTCAGTGCATAAATAAAATTCTCAATTCTCAATCACCAAATTGTAGCTTTTTTTTCATTCGAATTTACtttcagaaaataaattgaacaaAAGCAAAACAAGGAGACAAAAGAACCTTGGGCAAGGATCGAAAGCCATCCAAGCATTTCCTTGTGACTCCCGTTGAGAGTAATCTGAAGGACTCCTCATTCAGAACCCTAGACGGCGTCGTTCCTTTGATATTGTACAGAGCCTTGCCATTGTTCTTCAAAAACAACCCTACCACTCGACTCCGAAACATTTCTCTCTCAGCTCTCTTAAGGTCTGTTTGGATGGGGGTTTTGATAACTCCAAGGGATTTCTGCAAATAATATATTCTGCGTAGTCAGAAGTGGTAACTAAAGGCGTAAACTGCCTCGCAACTGAAGCAATTTAGTACCCAACATAATTTGGTTGCAGAGAGAAAaacatatgtaaaatataattattaagATTAAAACAACATTGAGTGAGATATCTACATCAACATAATGTTCTTAATCAATGAAGAAAGCAGGAAAAGGTCACAAATACAAGGGGTGACcaaaaagcaaataaaaaattttaaaaaaaaaaatccttaaatccctaaaaaaaaaaaaaatggagaatcTTAAGAACCTTAAAAAGCTTGGAAAGACGTTGACAAAAAAGAAGTTTGGAAGGACAGACTATAATTCCAAAGTGACACTTTCCTGAAGCTGAAGCTGAAGCAAAATCCTAGTTTCGTCTAAAAACTCCTATTCCAAAGAATTTTCTTCCGGGTTCTATCGTTCTCTCATTTGGGTCTACATATTCTACGGACGGGTGATCAAACTCGTTGGCCACTAATAAGAATAAAATTCTATGATTGAACTGAACAGTGCAGGTTAAATTGAAACCAGATCAACCGAAACCCATAAACCCAGAAGAAACAATTGTCAACCATTTCTCAGGGCCCCAACCCAGATGTAGAAACTCTCCGAGCGGCGTGATTATGTATTTCTACACCTTCATCTACATTATCAAGTACAACACCACCATGCccattcaaaataaaatcatacaaaGATCAATTGAAAACAAAGGATCCACTTGACAATTCACaaagccacagcacacaaaTAACAATAATTGAATCACTTAATTGAATAATTTAGCAAATTAACTGAATCCCTAACTCCTAAATCCCCAAATACGAATTCAGAAAACAAAAGTGAAATTAGATGGCGACAAGAAGAGAAGTAGGGGCTAGGAGGTGGTGAGGTCAGAGGTTCGGTGGAGTATTGAAATTTGAAGCagcagaagaaggaggagaaggcGGCGGCGGAGGACTTACAGTTAGAGAGCAGAGGATACAAGAGGAGGCTGGAAAGGCGGCGCCTGGTTCCGTGGAGCGG
This is a stretch of genomic DNA from Malus domestica chromosome 02, GDT2T_hap1. It encodes these proteins:
- the LOC103407255 gene encoding heme A synthase COX15 isoform X1 translates to MFRSRVVGLFLKNNGKALYNIKGTTPSRVLNEESFRLLSTGVTRKCLDGFRSLPKGNYVPSIRNMSTVASVGIQNKEGLKLLVNGGPHAQKMVGIWLFGSAAWVFSMVILGGITRLTRSGLSMTDWKFTGGLPPLSDEDWLLEFEKYKQSPEYKRVNRGMSIDDFKFIYWMEYAHRMWGRALGIMFALPFSYFLRKGYITLQLGARLSTLFALGAGQGLIGWWMVKSGLEEPPSEYAQPRVSPYRLAAHLTSAFAIYCGLLWTGLSVVMPEPPAESLAWVRGAAKVKQLALPVSLLVGVTAVSGAFVAGNDAGHAYNTFPKMGDTWIPEDVFEMKPLIRNFFENTSTVQLDHRILATATLFSIGALWWSTRKFDIHPAVRSLIGSAVGMAGLQVTLGISTLLSYVPVELGTAHQAGALTLLTLMILLNHTLRRPSAPLLKSLPQVTKTI
- the LOC103407255 gene encoding heme A synthase COX15 isoform X2, whose translation is MSTVASVGIQNKEGLKLLVNGGPHAQKMVGIWLFGSAAWVFSMVILGGITRLTRSGLSMTDWKFTGGLPPLSDEDWLLEFEKYKQSPEYKRVNRGMSIDDFKFIYWMEYAHRMWGRALGIMFALPFSYFLRKGYITLQLGARLSTLFALGAGQGLIGWWMVKSGLEEPPSEYAQPRVSPYRLAAHLTSAFAIYCGLLWTGLSVVMPEPPAESLAWVRGAAKVKQLALPVSLLVGVTAVSGAFVAGNDAGHAYNTFPKMGDTWIPEDVFEMKPLIRNFFENTSTVQLDHRILATATLFSIGALWWSTRKFDIHPAVRSLIGSAVGMAGLQVTLGISTLLSYVPVELGTAHQAGALTLLTLMILLNHTLRRPSAPLLKSLPQVTKTI